The Acidobacteriota bacterium genome has a segment encoding these proteins:
- a CDS encoding YkgJ family cysteine cluster protein, producing MKINHISNIDMVPLRETVLRRRLHRQSVFTALDVRESDKGLAVHAARQFQPGDVLIKLGGRISANPTQTTIQIGENEHIVSWMGGHINHSCEPSGYMNFEDLTLRALRRLGEGDEITRHYMTTEWDMPEPFDCKCGSKRCMGRIRGFKHLSLQQKMALETLLSPYLRGKLEEAEDLCCDSLMTIKEFVAKHIDCSRCPRSCCNGIDETAFLGTDENVPRDNMNEENTFFSAKNERCVYFDGKFCSIYGNGIRPFLCKVYPFRVANGKLFVDDWCMYGKELAAAVAENDRELIRDLRSLRNWLADNVPSQLARFWDSRREDKSLEGTELSIGIELDI from the coding sequence ATGAAAATAAATCACATTTCCAATATTGACATGGTACCTCTCCGTGAAACTGTTTTGCGCCGCCGGCTTCACCGGCAATCGGTTTTCACGGCCCTCGATGTGCGCGAAAGCGACAAAGGCCTTGCCGTGCACGCGGCCAGGCAGTTCCAGCCGGGCGACGTTCTTATCAAGCTGGGAGGACGGATCTCGGCCAATCCCACGCAGACGACCATCCAGATCGGCGAGAACGAGCACATCGTGTCCTGGATGGGAGGCCACATCAACCACAGTTGCGAGCCGAGCGGGTACATGAACTTCGAGGACTTGACGCTTCGCGCCCTTCGCAGGCTCGGGGAGGGGGATGAAATTACGCGTCATTACATGACGACGGAATGGGACATGCCGGAGCCGTTCGACTGCAAGTGCGGCTCGAAACGGTGCATGGGCCGCATTCGGGGCTTCAAGCACCTGTCATTGCAGCAGAAAATGGCGCTGGAAACGCTTCTGTCTCCCTACCTGAGGGGAAAGCTCGAGGAAGCGGAAGACCTCTGTTGCGACAGCCTGATGACGATAAAGGAGTTCGTGGCAAAACATATCGACTGCAGCAGATGTCCCCGAAGTTGCTGCAATGGTATAGATGAAACCGCGTTCTTGGGTACGGACGAGAACGTTCCGAGAGACAACATGAATGAAGAAAACACTTTCTTCAGCGCCAAGAACGAGAGATGCGTATATTTCGACGGGAAGTTCTGTTCGATTTACGGAAACGGAATAAGGCCGTTTCTATGCAAGGTATACCCGTTTCGAGTCGCGAACGGGAAATTGTTCGTAGATGACTGGTGTATGTACGGTAAAGAACTCGCCGCCGCCGTCGCTGAAAACGACCGCGAATTAATTCGAGACCTGAGAAGCTTAAGAAACTGGCTGGCTGACAACGTGCCGTCCCAATTGGCTCGTTTTTGGGATTCCAGACGTGAAGACAAGTCTCTTGAGGGGACCGAATTGAGCATTGGAATCGAATTGGATATATAA
- a CDS encoding homocysteine S-methyltransferase family protein: protein MPSRKIMDRLKAGEILLLDGATGSEIQRRGFDVARGATKEPDTEWQETFGKGWNGDAEGITDPLDDWAATIGPWGAPANLDAPDIVRKVHEDYLKIGADIIISNNFYSSRSMMAMAGEEDRWEECTRRGGELAVEVRNAVKPEAYVAGGFAASHQVNTAAELGSELKDMARVLSGTGVDFLILEYFGGDTMRDPIEDCQVALDACAGVNLPVFLGVCWVQKNGRLHRGQSFSDLVKALKGQKLDGVFLMCSSPPAISACLPNLRNAFDGPIGAYAQAGYKENPKYGTSPDEPFFLIDTDSYPPKRYGEYALEWKKMGAQIIGGCCATGPEHIEAVRDVLKK from the coding sequence ATGCCGTCACGAAAAATCATGGATCGACTCAAGGCGGGAGAAATCCTGCTTCTGGACGGAGCCACGGGCTCCGAGATTCAACGGCGAGGCTTCGACGTGGCCCGGGGCGCGACCAAAGAGCCCGACACGGAATGGCAGGAGACGTTCGGGAAGGGATGGAACGGCGACGCGGAGGGGATTACCGACCCCCTCGACGATTGGGCGGCAACCATCGGGCCCTGGGGAGCCCCGGCCAACCTGGACGCCCCGGACATCGTCCGGAAAGTCCACGAGGACTACCTCAAGATCGGAGCCGACATCATCATCAGCAACAACTTCTACTCGAGCCGCTCGATGATGGCCATGGCGGGCGAGGAAGACCGCTGGGAGGAGTGCACCCGGCGGGGCGGGGAGCTGGCCGTCGAGGTTCGCAACGCGGTAAAGCCCGAGGCGTACGTGGCCGGGGGTTTTGCCGCCTCCCACCAGGTCAATACGGCGGCCGAGCTCGGCAGCGAGCTCAAGGACATGGCGCGTGTCCTGAGCGGCACCGGCGTGGACTTCCTGATTCTCGAATACTTCGGCGGAGACACGATGCGCGATCCGATAGAGGACTGCCAGGTCGCGCTCGACGCCTGCGCAGGGGTGAATCTGCCGGTGTTCCTCGGCGTATGCTGGGTCCAGAAAAACGGCAGGCTGCACCGGGGCCAGAGTTTCTCCGACCTCGTCAAGGCGCTCAAGGGGCAGAAGCTGGACGGCGTGTTTCTCATGTGCAGCTCGCCCCCCGCCATTTCGGCGTGCCTGCCCAACCTCCGCAATGCCTTCGACGGACCCATCGGGGCCTACGCGCAGGCCGGCTACAAGGAAAACCCCAAGTACGGCACCTCGCCGGACGAGCCGTTTTTCCTGATCGACACGGACAGCTACCCTCCCAAGCGGTACGGCGAGTACGCCCTCGAGTGGAAGAAAATGGGCGCCCAGATAATCGGCGGGTGCTGCGCGACCGGGCCTGAGCACATCGAGGCGGTGCGGGACGTCCTGAAAAAGTAG
- a CDS encoding homocysteine S-methyltransferase family protein, with product MPKRNIIDRLKAGESLLMDGATGSELQRRGFDVSQGAVQGKGVDPETGWSGSIGVWSAPANLDAPDLVRKIHEDYLNLGADIIISNNFWTGRSMMGIIGREDQWEECTRRGGEIAVEARNAVNPEAYVAGGFAPSFMAETGNELRKEIEGMARVLAGAGVDFLLPEYFGGDTERDAMEDCRVAVDACAKTNLPVFLGICYARENGKMHYGQSFDDFAKELKGHKVDGILLMCTSPQAISACLPNLRKAFDLPIGAYAEVGYTENLKFSGSQGEQFFDIGTYGVTPDKYAEYAREWKKMGAQIIGGCCATTPEHIKAIAPVVKG from the coding sequence ATGCCGAAACGAAACATCATAGATCGACTTAAGGCGGGAGAGAGTCTGCTTATGGACGGGGCCACGGGAAGCGAGCTTCAACGGCGCGGCTTCGACGTGAGCCAGGGCGCGGTCCAGGGCAAGGGCGTGGACCCCGAGACCGGCTGGTCGGGAAGCATCGGGGTGTGGTCGGCCCCGGCCAACCTGGACGCCCCGGACCTCGTCCGGAAAATCCACGAGGACTACCTCAATCTCGGAGCCGACATCATCATCAGCAACAACTTCTGGACGGGCCGCTCCATGATGGGGATCATCGGAAGGGAAGACCAGTGGGAGGAGTGCACCCGGCGGGGCGGGGAGATAGCAGTCGAGGCCCGCAACGCGGTCAACCCCGAGGCGTACGTGGCCGGGGGATTCGCCCCGTCCTTCATGGCCGAAACGGGCAACGAGCTTCGCAAGGAGATCGAGGGCATGGCGCGCGTTCTCGCGGGAGCCGGCGTGGACTTCCTGCTTCCCGAGTACTTCGGCGGGGACACGGAGCGCGACGCGATGGAGGACTGCAGGGTAGCGGTGGATGCCTGCGCCAAGACGAACCTGCCGGTGTTCCTCGGGATATGCTATGCGCGGGAAAACGGGAAAATGCACTACGGCCAGTCCTTTGACGATTTTGCAAAAGAGCTCAAGGGACACAAGGTGGACGGCATTCTTCTCATGTGCACCTCACCCCAGGCCATTTCGGCATGCCTGCCCAACCTCCGCAAGGCTTTCGACCTGCCCATAGGCGCCTACGCGGAGGTAGGATACACCGAGAATCTCAAGTTCAGCGGCTCGCAGGGCGAGCAGTTTTTCGACATAGGAACGTACGGAGTCACCCCGGATAAGTACGCCGAGTACGCCCGCGAGTGGAAGAAGATGGGCGCGCAGATAATCGGCGGGTGCTGCGCGACCACGCCCGAGCACATCAAGGCCATCGCGCCCGTCGTAAAGGGCTGA
- a CDS encoding DMT family transporter: MPIEWWVWPTLGATVFYGIGDGLYKQYIEQIHPHRLCLYSVPVSAVVYLCFIYFFGLYHPPPFAPEGRAFLFWSLLTGLFYGVGNVVSYEGILRGPISLLSPVYAAYPIVTAVLAPIFLDEVLLPRQYAGVGLVLVGCLLLAYDPSQESREYRTGAAEERTEPGEKAPSKYTWLILAAVTAILWGVGAVLNSYAYEMPQANYANFMLFMLITSVPTLALWGLVRERTLPENQRWKYPAVDFPPAILALGTYALGDVAVYLAYEEGPATVVTALSGAYPAVTLPYAFFVLGERPTRLQWSCIALILLGTALAAGEV, translated from the coding sequence GTGCCGATAGAGTGGTGGGTCTGGCCCACGCTGGGCGCGACCGTTTTCTACGGGATAGGGGACGGACTGTACAAGCAGTACATCGAGCAAATCCACCCCCATCGCCTGTGCCTGTATTCCGTGCCGGTCTCCGCCGTGGTCTACCTGTGCTTCATCTACTTTTTCGGACTCTACCATCCTCCCCCGTTCGCCCCCGAGGGACGCGCGTTCCTATTCTGGTCGTTGCTGACCGGCCTGTTCTACGGCGTGGGCAACGTCGTTTCCTACGAGGGCATCCTGAGAGGCCCCATCAGCCTCCTCAGCCCGGTCTACGCGGCCTACCCCATCGTGACCGCCGTGCTAGCCCCCATTTTTCTGGACGAGGTCCTCCTTCCCAGGCAGTACGCGGGCGTCGGGCTCGTCCTCGTCGGCTGCCTGTTACTTGCGTACGACCCCTCCCAGGAGAGCCGGGAGTATAGGACCGGGGCCGCCGAGGAGAGGACCGAGCCGGGCGAGAAGGCCCCCTCGAAATATACCTGGCTCATACTGGCCGCGGTGACCGCGATCCTGTGGGGAGTAGGGGCGGTGCTGAACAGCTACGCCTACGAGATGCCCCAAGCGAACTATGCCAATTTTATGTTGTTCATGCTGATAACCAGCGTGCCCACGCTGGCGCTGTGGGGCCTCGTGCGGGAGCGCACGCTGCCGGAAAACCAGAGGTGGAAGTATCCCGCCGTGGACTTTCCGCCCGCCATACTGGCGCTCGGCACATACGCCCTCGGCGACGTGGCGGTCTACCTCGCTTACGAAGAGGGCCCGGCCACGGTCGTGACGGCGCTGTCGGGCGCCTATCCCGCCGTCACGCTGCCGTACGCCTTCTTCGTCCTCGGGGAGCGGCCGACGCGCCTCCAGTGGAGCTGCATCGCGCTGATCCTGCTCGGCACGGCTTTAGCCGCCGGCGAGGTGTAG